From the Halalkalicoccus sp. CGA53 genome, one window contains:
- a CDS encoding FxLYD domain-containing protein codes for MRRRTYLIGVGGLAAIAGCADTEANGDDADDGLDDGDIDEEDDTDEEPEDTPEETDDTDDVDEPAEDEGDEEDEDEDGEEETDDADADDEDEGEEDAEEVLEDEDQESAVDGLEILEHELVEGDFDDASVEGVVVNNTGEQLDYVEVGVVAYNEEGQRIDDSFTNTTDLPDGEEWVFEVMLFEEYADIDDYTIAVTDSPF; via the coding sequence ATGCGTCGAAGAACGTATCTGATCGGAGTAGGGGGACTGGCGGCGATCGCAGGGTGTGCGGACACAGAAGCGAACGGCGACGACGCGGACGACGGCCTCGACGATGGGGATATCGACGAGGAAGACGACACTGACGAGGAGCCCGAAGACACGCCCGAGGAGACCGACGACACCGACGACGTCGACGAACCAGCTGAGGACGAAGGCGATGAGGAGGATGAGGACGAAGACGGGGAAGAGGAGACAGATGACGCCGACGCTGATGACGAAGACGAAGGTGAGGAGGATGCCGAGGAGGTTCTGGAGGACGAAGACCAGGAGTCGGCGGTCGACGGTCTTGAGATCCTCGAGCACGAGCTCGTTGAGGGCGACTTCGACGATGCGAGCGTGGAGGGTGTCGTCGTGAACAACACCGGCGAGCAACTCGACTATGTCGAGGTGGGCGTCGTCGCATACAACGAGGAGGGTCAGCGGATCGACGACTCGTTCACGAACACGACTGATCTACCCGACGGTGAGGAGTGGGTGTTCGAGGTCATGCTATTCGAGGAGTACGCTGATATCGATGACTACACGATCGCGGTGACCGACTCACCGTTCTAA
- the moaC gene encoding cyclic pyranopterin monophosphate synthase MoaC: MSDRELTHTTESGDVQMVDVGKKPDSQRRAVAEGEIRLQEATIEAIRENEVSKGDVLATARVGAVQAVKHTWEAIPMCHAIPVTNVDTAFDLREDRVVLRVAVETTGKTGCEMEALEGVTTGLNVVWDMVKAVEKDEEGGYPETSIENVRVVQKRKEQVERTDG, from the coding sequence ATGAGTGACCGCGAACTGACCCACACGACGGAGTCGGGCGACGTCCAGATGGTCGACGTGGGGAAGAAGCCGGACAGCCAGCGTCGGGCGGTCGCGGAGGGCGAGATCCGGCTACAGGAAGCGACCATAGAAGCGATCCGGGAGAACGAGGTCTCGAAGGGCGACGTGCTCGCGACGGCGCGCGTCGGCGCGGTCCAGGCGGTGAAACACACCTGGGAGGCGATCCCGATGTGTCACGCCATCCCGGTGACGAACGTCGACACCGCTTTCGACCTCAGAGAGGACCGGGTCGTGCTCAGGGTCGCGGTCGAGACGACCGGGAAGACCGGCTGCGAGATGGAGGCTCTAGAGGGTGTGACCACTGGACTGAACGTCGTCTGGGACATGGTGAAAGCCGTCGAGAAGGACGAAGAGGGGGGGTATCCCGAAACGAGCATCGAGAACGTGCGGGTGGTGCAGAAACGGAAAGAGCAGGTCGAGAGAACCGACGGATAA
- a CDS encoding DUF7563 family protein, with translation MGFEPIDELTTYNNQGPQLSVYPDGGARISAEAVRRWLNGEDRAGLHWDRERGLIGLAPGEEGAHTRVISSDGDSSGATISVKTALNQVGVEGRLDQTVTVPLEWDDDHGMMVGELLTELEDLGEIGDGDRGDADADDSDQEGSEEADVVEVEEIEPHPDEAPEFDIEDEEDLQVAYDKAGGNIAKAAEMFGESYNKVYARMRSAGVHQPNSSSTGDQEDESGNSKRREDEHERPSLSPTRNGQNGEKPPRFVDFGATPTDQRTCQNCGAHVTKQFARTMDPEETGVRCCPNCPDLIRDQNEGVREKKYIRSDAA, from the coding sequence ATGGGCTTCGAGCCGATCGACGAACTCACGACATACAACAACCAGGGCCCGCAGCTCTCGGTCTACCCCGACGGCGGCGCACGTATCTCCGCCGAAGCGGTTCGGCGCTGGCTCAACGGCGAGGATCGCGCGGGCCTCCACTGGGATCGCGAGCGCGGGCTCATCGGGCTCGCGCCTGGCGAGGAGGGTGCGCACACGCGCGTGATCTCCAGCGACGGTGACTCGAGCGGTGCGACGATCTCGGTGAAGACAGCGCTGAACCAGGTCGGCGTCGAGGGCCGACTCGACCAGACGGTGACCGTCCCGCTCGAGTGGGACGACGACCACGGCATGATGGTCGGCGAGCTGCTGACCGAGCTCGAGGACCTCGGAGAGATCGGTGACGGCGATCGCGGTGACGCAGACGCCGATGACAGCGACCAGGAGGGGAGCGAAGAGGCCGACGTCGTCGAGGTCGAGGAGATCGAACCCCACCCGGACGAAGCGCCGGAGTTCGACATCGAGGACGAGGAGGACCTCCAAGTAGCGTACGACAAAGCCGGCGGGAACATCGCGAAGGCGGCCGAGATGTTCGGCGAGAGCTACAACAAGGTCTACGCGCGCATGCGTAGCGCCGGCGTCCACCAGCCAAACTCCTCGAGCACTGGAGACCAGGAGGACGAATCGGGAAACTCGAAACGGCGGGAGGACGAGCATGAACGCCCGTCCCTCTCGCCGACTCGGAACGGTCAGAACGGCGAGAAGCCGCCCCGGTTCGTCGACTTCGGCGCGACCCCCACGGACCAACGAACGTGTCAGAACTGCGGCGCGCACGTCACGAAACAGTTCGCCCGGACGATGGATCCCGAGGAGACCGGCGTTCGTTGCTGTCCGAACTGCCCCGATCTCATCCGAGATCAAAACGAGGGCGTTCGCGAGAAGAAGTATATCAGGAGTGACGCGGCATGA
- a CDS encoding site-specific integrase, producing MGSIDDPQDFKRGLERQRRLLRDSEEVHDADREQIRRWIRRKDGSVAPGSLKTYLRRVRAASERSDVPLLEMDIDDFYDLVFCLRHEWDLADSTVQSYENATLLFLGDVTGADWIDDVERTRIDREGPDPDAMLEPRDIAALVRTARHQRDVAFIEFLADTGARLSLALSLRVGDLDLSDPPTYQPNRDALGLKGAPIRSYPLIDSAAAIRSYLRTAHPRPDDPGAALFHKIKPHARGENGERWTDEGAVNPHSANQQLKRIADRADLDKPVSPHAFRHAAITRMVREGYSRSQIEHRVHWTLDTDMWRIYEHISSDEHNDDIFREAGLLDPDDGPDRVRKDCGNCRTAIAPHHEFCPNCGQPASPGAAGDVADGKNTILEELVDAANPALREELAELLDRIDERPDRVRRSDH from the coding sequence ATGGGTTCGATCGACGATCCACAGGACTTCAAACGGGGTCTGGAGCGCCAGAGACGGCTCCTTCGGGACTCTGAGGAGGTTCACGACGCCGATCGCGAACAGATCCGTCGCTGGATCCGCCGGAAGGACGGCTCCGTTGCACCGGGGTCGCTCAAGACCTACCTCCGACGAGTCAGAGCAGCGTCCGAGCGCTCGGATGTGCCGCTGCTCGAGATGGACATCGACGATTTCTACGACCTCGTCTTCTGCCTCCGTCACGAGTGGGATCTCGCCGACTCCACTGTCCAGAGCTACGAGAACGCGACGTTGCTGTTCCTCGGCGACGTCACCGGCGCCGACTGGATCGACGACGTCGAGCGTACACGCATCGATCGCGAGGGCCCGGATCCCGACGCCATGCTCGAGCCGAGGGACATCGCCGCACTCGTCCGAACGGCTCGACATCAGCGCGACGTCGCGTTCATCGAGTTCCTCGCCGATACGGGCGCGCGCCTCTCGCTGGCGCTCTCGCTGCGTGTCGGTGATCTCGATCTCTCGGACCCACCGACCTACCAGCCGAACCGTGACGCACTCGGGCTCAAGGGCGCTCCGATCCGATCCTACCCGCTGATCGACTCGGCGGCGGCGATCCGAAGCTACCTCCGGACCGCCCACCCCCGACCGGACGATCCCGGCGCGGCGCTGTTCCACAAGATCAAGCCACATGCTCGCGGCGAGAACGGCGAGCGCTGGACCGACGAGGGGGCGGTAAACCCCCACAGCGCGAACCAGCAGCTCAAGCGCATCGCCGATCGGGCCGACCTGGACAAGCCGGTGAGCCCGCACGCGTTCCGCCACGCGGCGATCACGCGGATGGTCCGCGAGGGCTACTCCCGCTCGCAGATCGAGCATCGCGTCCACTGGACGCTCGACACCGACATGTGGCGGATCTACGAGCACATCTCCTCGGACGAGCATAACGATGACATCTTCCGCGAGGCTGGGCTCCTCGATCCCGACGACGGCCCGGATCGCGTCCGAAAGGACTGCGGGAACTGCCGAACCGCGATCGCTCCGCATCACGAGTTCTGTCCGAACTGCGGCCAGCCCGCTTCGCCGGGCGCCGCCGGCGACGTCGCTGACGGGAAAAACACGATTCTCGAGGAGCTCGTCGACGCGGCGAACCCAGCACTGCGTGAGGAACTCGCGGAGCTGTTGGATCGGATCGACGAACGGCCCGATCGCGTTCGACGATCGGATCACTGA
- the psmA gene encoding archaeal proteasome endopeptidase complex subunit alpha, with protein sequence MQGQAQQQAYDRGITIFSPDGRLYQVEYAREAVKRGTASIGIRTEGGVVLAVDKRIRSPLMERTSVEKIHKIDEHLGVASAGHVADARQLVDFARRNAQINRLRYGEAIGVETLTKDVTDHIQQYTQIGGARPFGVALIIGGVDNDGTPRLYETDPSGTPMEWKALAVGENRGEIEEYLEEHYDETMDLDGGIDLALSALSTANEEELDATGVGVATIDAESEQFIKLTDEEIEQYIAELDVPTDEDE encoded by the coding sequence ATGCAGGGACAAGCCCAACAGCAGGCGTACGACCGGGGGATCACGATCTTCTCGCCGGACGGGCGCCTCTACCAGGTCGAGTACGCGCGCGAGGCGGTCAAACGCGGAACCGCGAGCATCGGAATCCGGACCGAGGGCGGGGTCGTCCTCGCCGTCGACAAGCGGATCCGGTCGCCGCTGATGGAGCGTACCAGCGTCGAGAAGATCCACAAGATCGACGAACACCTCGGCGTCGCGAGCGCCGGCCACGTCGCCGACGCCCGTCAGCTCGTCGACTTCGCCCGCCGGAACGCCCAGATCAACCGGCTTCGCTACGGCGAGGCGATCGGCGTCGAGACGCTCACGAAGGACGTCACCGACCACATCCAGCAGTACACCCAGATCGGCGGCGCCCGGCCGTTCGGCGTCGCGCTGATCATCGGCGGCGTGGACAACGACGGCACGCCACGACTCTACGAGACCGACCCGTCGGGGACGCCGATGGAGTGGAAGGCGCTCGCCGTCGGTGAGAACCGTGGCGAGATCGAGGAGTACCTTGAGGAGCACTACGACGAGACGATGGACTTGGATGGCGGCATCGACCTCGCGCTGTCGGCGCTCTCGACGGCCAACGAGGAGGAGCTGGACGCGACGGGCGTCGGCGTCGCGACGATCGACGCCGAGTCCGAGCAGTTCATCAAACTCACCGACGAGGAGATCGAGCAGTACATCGCGGAGCTCGACGTCCCGACCGACGAGGACGAGTAG
- the hflX gene encoding GTPase HflX, with product MRTVIAKRADSEPVETGEIRELARAAGYEVVGECTQVRSEDPAYCLGEGKIVELAALVTETGAESVIVDDRLGPYQVFNIGSEMPEGCEVLDRFTLILEIFGQRARTKKAQLQVELAELRYELPRVDAKVSLAKRDERPGFMGLGEYDESRERDIKDRISRISAELERIAEDDEHRREQRRESGFDLVALAGYTNAGKSTLLRRLAADLSVEENDELHPDLDPTAESEDRLFTTLGTTTRKAEMDRDVLVTDTVGFVSDLPHWLVESFRSTLSEVYRADLVLLVVDISEPIEEIREKLVTCHDTLYERNEAPIVTVLNKTDLVSEAELAEKREALSALAPAPVAISAQEGVGIEELTERIDRALPPLEHERLLLPMTDETMSVVSWLHDRAHVSDVSYEDDHVLVEFEARPSVVERSRAKASDLDVASA from the coding sequence ATGAGAACGGTCATCGCGAAACGAGCAGACAGCGAGCCGGTGGAGACCGGCGAGATCCGAGAGCTAGCCCGCGCCGCCGGTTACGAGGTCGTCGGCGAGTGTACCCAGGTCCGGTCCGAGGACCCGGCATACTGCCTCGGCGAGGGGAAGATCGTCGAACTGGCGGCGCTCGTCACCGAGACCGGTGCGGAATCGGTGATCGTCGACGACCGACTCGGGCCGTACCAGGTCTTCAACATCGGCAGCGAGATGCCCGAGGGCTGTGAGGTGCTCGATCGCTTCACGCTCATCCTGGAGATATTCGGACAGCGAGCGCGGACGAAAAAGGCACAGCTCCAGGTCGAACTCGCCGAGCTCCGCTACGAACTCCCGCGCGTCGACGCGAAGGTGAGCCTCGCGAAGCGTGACGAGCGCCCCGGCTTCATGGGGTTGGGCGAGTACGACGAGTCGCGCGAACGCGACATCAAGGACCGTATCAGCCGGATCAGCGCCGAACTGGAACGGATCGCGGAGGACGACGAACACCGGAGAGAGCAGCGCCGGGAGTCCGGCTTCGACCTCGTCGCGCTCGCGGGCTACACGAACGCGGGCAAGTCCACCCTCTTGCGACGGCTCGCTGCCGATCTCTCGGTCGAGGAGAACGACGAGCTCCACCCCGACCTCGATCCGACAGCGGAGTCCGAGGACCGCCTGTTCACGACGCTCGGGACGACCACCCGGAAGGCCGAGATGGACCGGGATGTCCTCGTGACCGACACCGTCGGCTTCGTGAGCGACCTCCCCCACTGGCTGGTCGAGTCGTTCCGGTCGACGCTCTCGGAGGTCTATCGCGCGGACCTCGTCCTCCTCGTCGTCGACATCTCGGAGCCGATCGAGGAGATCAGAGAGAAGCTCGTCACCTGCCACGATACGCTCTACGAGCGAAACGAGGCACCGATCGTCACCGTACTGAACAAGACGGATCTCGTGAGCGAGGCCGAACTCGCGGAGAAGCGCGAGGCGCTCTCCGCGCTCGCGCCGGCGCCGGTCGCGATCAGCGCGCAGGAGGGAGTGGGGATCGAGGAGCTGACCGAGCGGATCGACCGGGCGCTCCCGCCGCTCGAACACGAGCGGCTCCTCCTGCCGATGACCGACGAGACGATGAGCGTCGTCTCCTGGCTCCACGACCGCGCGCACGTCTCGGACGTGAGCTACGAGGACGACCACGTCCTCGTCGAGTTCGAGGCCCGTCCCTCCGTCGTCGAGCGCTCGCGCGCGAAGGCGTCGGATCTCGATGTCGCCTCGGCCTGA
- a CDS encoding FUN14 domain-containing protein, which produces MLEAVDLSRMGLEFGGGSVAGAVAGFAAKQAAKLLAVLVVVQLALFRLLESRGVLSVDWAALSEGVSASLAASDGDAPDWVSTLLSTLSVSAGFTAGFLIGFHRG; this is translated from the coding sequence ATGCTCGAAGCGGTCGACCTCTCCCGGATGGGGCTGGAGTTCGGCGGCGGGAGCGTCGCGGGCGCGGTCGCTGGCTTCGCTGCGAAGCAGGCGGCGAAGCTCCTCGCCGTCCTCGTCGTCGTCCAGCTCGCGCTGTTCCGTCTGCTCGAGTCGAGGGGGGTCCTCTCGGTCGACTGGGCCGCGCTCTCGGAGGGCGTCTCCGCGAGCCTCGCCGCGAGCGACGGCGACGCACCCGACTGGGTGAGCACGCTGCTCTCGACGCTGTCGGTCTCCGCGGGCTTCACCGCGGGCTTCCTGATCGGCTTCCATCGAGGCTAG
- a CDS encoding NAD(P)H-hydrate dehydratase translates to MITAERMAAVDENAEALGVARKQLMESSGNAVARVVREHAEPDDRITIVAGRGNNGGDAFGAARFLDGFDLSIRLLGRPETITTGISRENWEALVAAGYETETVTDSKDFSLPSPEVVVDAMLGTGVTGELREPEATAAREINASEATVVSVDVPSGVDANTGESPGTAVEADHVVTFHDTKPGLANLDCEVTVADIGIPEAAERFVGPGDLRGIGRASDSHKGQNGDVLVIGGGPFAGAPALSAGAVLKAGGDLANVLCPDRVFEAVQGYGPDLIVHDLAGKRFAPEHVEEALSRAEEKDCVVLGPGLGSAEETLDAIGEFLAGFEGLGVIDADALQVVPEVETDSTLICTPHKGEFERMGGERADDPDEQAELAREFAAEVDHVMLVKGPTDVVSDGERVRISRSGNPGMTVGGTGDVLAGITAAFSAPLEPFEAAAAAAYVNGLAGDAAYSEDGLGLTASRMLEHIPAAMGGAVDE, encoded by the coding sequence ATGATCACGGCCGAACGGATGGCGGCGGTCGACGAGAACGCCGAGGCGCTCGGCGTTGCCCGGAAACAGCTGATGGAGTCGAGCGGGAACGCCGTCGCACGAGTCGTCCGAGAACACGCGGAGCCCGACGATCGGATAACGATCGTCGCCGGGAGGGGAAACAACGGCGGCGACGCCTTCGGCGCCGCACGCTTTCTCGACGGTTTCGACCTCTCGATCCGACTGCTCGGACGGCCGGAGACGATCACGACGGGCATCTCCCGGGAGAACTGGGAGGCGCTCGTCGCGGCCGGGTACGAGACGGAGACGGTCACGGATTCGAAAGACTTCTCGCTGCCGTCTCCCGAGGTGGTCGTCGACGCGATGCTCGGGACCGGCGTGACCGGCGAACTCAGGGAACCGGAGGCGACCGCGGCACGGGAGATCAACGCGAGCGAGGCGACGGTCGTCTCGGTCGACGTTCCGTCGGGTGTGGACGCGAACACCGGCGAGAGCCCCGGAACGGCGGTCGAGGCCGATCACGTCGTGACGTTCCACGACACGAAACCCGGGCTGGCGAATCTCGACTGCGAGGTGACGGTCGCGGACATCGGCATCCCCGAGGCCGCAGAGCGCTTCGTCGGGCCGGGCGACCTGCGAGGGATCGGGCGAGCGTCGGACAGCCACAAGGGACAGAACGGCGACGTGCTCGTGATCGGGGGCGGTCCGTTCGCCGGCGCGCCCGCGCTCTCTGCGGGTGCGGTGCTGAAGGCGGGCGGCGACCTCGCGAACGTGCTCTGTCCGGATCGGGTGTTCGAGGCGGTCCAGGGCTACGGCCCGGACCTGATCGTCCACGACCTAGCTGGGAAACGGTTCGCGCCCGAACACGTCGAGGAGGCACTCTCACGCGCCGAGGAGAAGGACTGCGTCGTCCTCGGCCCCGGCCTGGGGAGCGCGGAGGAGACCCTCGACGCGATTGGGGAGTTCCTCGCCGGGTTCGAGGGGCTGGGAGTGATCGACGCCGACGCGCTCCAGGTCGTCCCGGAGGTCGAGACGGATTCGACGCTTATCTGCACCCCCCACAAGGGCGAGTTCGAGCGGATGGGCGGCGAACGCGCCGATGACCCGGACGAGCAGGCGGAGCTGGCGCGAGAATTCGCGGCCGAGGTGGACCACGTGATGCTCGTGAAAGGCCCCACGGACGTCGTCTCCGACGGTGAACGGGTGCGGATCTCCCGATCGGGCAACCCCGGGATGACCGTCGGTGGAACCGGCGACGTGCTCGCGGGGATCACCGCCGCGTTCTCCGCCCCGCTCGAACCGTTCGAGGCTGCGGCGGCCGCGGCGTACGTCAACGGGCTGGCGGGCGACGCCGCCTACAGTGAAGACGGTCTCGGGCTCACGGCGTCGCGGATGCTAGAGCATATCCCCGCCGCGATGGGAGGTGCGGTCGATGAGTGA
- a CDS encoding redoxin domain-containing protein: MVEEGDRAPDFTAPRAGGRAYNDIEPFTLSEALGGGPVVLAFYPAAFTSGCTEEMCAFRDSMEAFEELDAEVYGISVDLPFAQNVWIQENDLDFPMLSDWNHEIIRLYDVVYEGMYDMIESAQRSVFVLDSEGTVTYKWVRDGENPNFGPFVDGVRDEVSKTV; this comes from the coding sequence ATGGTCGAGGAAGGAGATCGCGCGCCCGACTTCACGGCTCCCCGTGCCGGGGGGCGTGCGTACAACGATATAGAACCGTTCACCCTATCGGAAGCGCTCGGCGGTGGACCGGTCGTCCTGGCGTTCTACCCGGCCGCGTTCACGAGCGGATGTACCGAAGAGATGTGTGCGTTCCGCGATTCGATGGAGGCCTTCGAGGAACTGGACGCAGAGGTGTACGGAATCAGCGTGGATCTGCCGTTCGCCCAGAACGTCTGGATCCAGGAGAACGACCTCGACTTCCCGATGCTCTCGGACTGGAATCACGAGATAATCCGACTATACGACGTCGTCTACGAGGGAATGTACGACATGATCGAGTCGGCCCAGCGGAGCGTGTTCGTTCTTGATTCGGAGGGGACCGTGACTTACAAGTGGGTCAGGGATGGCGAGAACCCGAATTTCGGGCCGTTCGTCGACGGCGTTCGGGACGAGGTGTCGAAGACGGTGTGA
- a CDS encoding Rpp14/Pop5 family protein yields the protein MKHLPKHLRPTWRYLAVGIESLPGTEIDRGAFQRELWYAAGNLYGDAGSAEADLRLLHFRFADGEGEAVVRNRRGHEGETRAALACISAIGGAPVGLWVRGISGTVRGCEEKYIRGRPEESGETTVAFAGEERPAVARGDLIDVRVDGTFVGATDLDFRD from the coding sequence ATGAAACACCTCCCGAAACACCTCCGACCCACGTGGCGCTACCTCGCGGTCGGGATCGAGTCCCTGCCCGGCACGGAGATAGATAGGGGTGCCTTCCAGCGCGAACTCTGGTACGCCGCGGGGAACCTCTACGGCGACGCGGGCAGCGCCGAGGCCGACCTCAGACTCCTCCACTTCCGGTTCGCCGACGGCGAGGGGGAGGCCGTCGTCAGGAATCGGCGCGGACACGAGGGAGAGACCCGGGCGGCGCTCGCCTGTATCTCGGCGATCGGGGGCGCGCCCGTGGGTCTGTGGGTGCGCGGGATCAGCGGGACCGTGCGAGGCTGTGAAGAAAAGTATATACGCGGCCGACCGGAAGAATCGGGTGAGACAACGGTCGCGTTCGCGGGCGAGGAGCGGCCTGCCGTCGCACGGGGCGATCTGATTGACGTGCGGGTCGACGGCACGTTCGTGGGGGCGACCGACCTCGATTTCAGGGACTAA
- a CDS encoding ribosome assembly factor SBDS translates to MISLDEAVTARLESHGARFEVLIDPDAALAIKRGEFEGELEEVIAAEEVFSDASRGDRPAENDLEDVFDTTEPMAIIPEVVRRGEIQITAEQRREMQEQKHRQLINRIARNAVNPQMDNAPHPPDRIESALDQAGFRVDPMEPVETQVDDALDALRPVIPIRFDEVTVAVQVPAEHAGSAQARIRGFGDLEREEWQNDGSWIGVLTFPAGLQNDFYDLVNEHTAGEAETRIVRDEDEISTR, encoded by the coding sequence ATGATCTCGCTCGACGAGGCGGTGACGGCGCGACTCGAATCCCACGGGGCGCGTTTCGAAGTGTTGATCGATCCGGACGCCGCGCTGGCGATCAAACGCGGGGAGTTCGAGGGCGAGTTAGAGGAGGTGATCGCTGCCGAGGAGGTCTTCTCGGACGCCTCGCGCGGCGACCGGCCGGCGGAGAACGATCTGGAGGACGTCTTCGACACCACGGAGCCGATGGCGATCATCCCCGAGGTCGTCAGACGGGGGGAGATCCAGATCACGGCCGAACAGCGCCGGGAGATGCAGGAGCAGAAACACAGACAGCTAATCAACCGGATCGCGCGGAACGCGGTGAACCCGCAGATGGACAACGCGCCACACCCCCCCGATCGGATCGAGTCGGCGCTCGATCAGGCCGGCTTCCGCGTCGATCCGATGGAGCCCGTCGAGACGCAGGTCGACGACGCGCTCGACGCCCTTCGACCGGTCATACCGATTCGGTTCGACGAGGTGACGGTCGCCGTACAGGTGCCCGCCGAACACGCCGGCAGCGCCCAGGCGCGGATCAGGGGGTTCGGTGACCTGGAACGAGAGGAGTGGCAGAACGACGGCTCGTGGATCGGCGTGCTCACCTTCCCGGCCGGCCTCCAGAACGACTTCTACGACCTCGTGAACGAGCACACGGCCGGCGAGGCCGAGACGCGGATCGTCAGGGACGAGGACGAGATCAGCACCCGCTAG
- a CDS encoding DUF2209 family protein codes for MSGRHEEAGEYLMVGAAVAAHVGSARIRSIDGMGFATSRGEPTLRGTTGVVSDAIRRLPTPSGGPIVAERGEFYEEPAMTVESLLDAEFKYVETIAERRVVEAAHHAAYATRSLYL; via the coding sequence ATCAGCGGCCGGCACGAGGAGGCCGGCGAGTACCTGATGGTCGGCGCAGCGGTCGCCGCCCACGTCGGTTCGGCGCGGATCCGCTCGATCGACGGGATGGGGTTCGCGACGAGTCGGGGCGAGCCGACGCTCCGGGGGACGACCGGCGTCGTCTCGGACGCGATCCGCAGGCTCCCCACGCCCTCAGGTGGGCCGATCGTCGCCGAACGGGGCGAGTTCTACGAGGAGCCCGCGATGACGGTCGAGTCGCTGCTCGACGCGGAGTTCAAGTACGTCGAGACGATCGCGGAACGACGGGTCGTCGAGGCCGCCCACCACGCCGCCTACGCAACCAGATCATTGTACCTATGA
- a CDS encoding class I SAM-dependent methyltransferase: protein MKRSVEEHAARFDEKAAEYDDGGSPEYEACRDLVVEYAAPGSDETVLDLGCGTGAIALALAGEAKSVIGRDVSEGMLEQARRKAEEAGVENVEFGEGSFGSPNVEGNVAVVTSNFAMHHVDDEAKREAIATVAGLGARRFVLGDVMFFGHPDPDEPYYSPEVDDPATVGVLAEAFTDAGFALTAVERVHEQVGVLVGERV from the coding sequence ATGAAGAGGAGCGTTGAGGAGCACGCCGCGCGGTTCGACGAGAAGGCCGCCGAGTACGACGACGGCGGCAGCCCCGAGTACGAGGCCTGCCGGGACCTCGTGGTCGAGTACGCCGCACCCGGGTCGGACGAGACGGTGCTCGACCTCGGCTGCGGTACGGGGGCGATCGCGCTGGCGCTCGCGGGTGAGGCAAAGAGCGTGATCGGACGGGACGTGAGCGAGGGGATGTTAGAGCAGGCCCGTCGGAAGGCCGAGGAGGCGGGCGTAGAGAACGTCGAGTTCGGCGAGGGGAGCTTCGGGAGCCCGAACGTCGAGGGGAACGTGGCGGTCGTCACGTCGAACTTCGCGATGCACCACGTGGACGACGAGGCGAAACGCGAGGCGATCGCCACGGTCGCCGGTCTCGGCGCTCGGAGATTCGTCCTCGGCGACGTGATGTTCTTCGGCCATCCGGATCCCGACGAGCCATACTACAGCCCGGAGGTCGACGATCCGGCGACGGTAGGAGTCCTCGCCGAGGCGTTCACCGACGCTGGCTTCGCGCTCACAGCCGTCGAGCGGGTCCACGAGCAGGTCGGCGTGCTGGTCGGCGAACGGGTATGA
- a CDS encoding acylphosphatase, translated as MTDRTRAHVLVSGSVQGVFYRASTRDAARKRGVDGWVKNLADGRVEAVFEGSEEDVESMVEWCHEGSPAASVEDVEVSYGDPDGEEGFSIRR; from the coding sequence ATGACCGACCGAACCCGCGCACACGTCCTCGTCTCGGGATCCGTGCAGGGAGTGTTCTACCGTGCGAGCACACGCGACGCGGCTCGGAAGCGGGGCGTCGACGGCTGGGTGAAGAACCTCGCAGACGGCCGGGTCGAGGCCGTCTTCGAGGGGAGCGAGGAGGACGTCGAGTCGATGGTCGAGTGGTGTCACGAGGGCTCGCCGGCCGCCTCGGTCGAGGACGTCGAGGTGAGCTACGGCGACCCGGACGGCGAGGAGGGCTTTTCGATTAGGCGGTAA